DNA from Nitrospiraceae bacterium:
GATTGCGCCGAGGCTCTGCGATGGGGACGGCCCGATCCGAGCTGTTTGCCAAGTCGATGGCTATCTTAAAAGCTGATGCCTACGACGTCGGACCCTTTGTGAATGGGCCTTATTCCTTGGCGGAGCTCGATGCGAGGCCAGCGAATGCTCCACACCAGGACTGGCTTCCCAAGGCGACCTCTTCAGCGGATGTCATCGCGAAATGGAAGAGAGAGGGGGATCCTCTTGGTTATGTGATTAAACTCGTTCGGGAAAGACGGCCTGATGTCGTCGTGTCGCTGGATGACTACTGCGGAGGGAGCGGACACCCTGAGCACATCGCGGTGGCTCGGCTGTTGCTTCAAGCGATTCCCCTCGCCGCTGACCCCTCGGCCTACCCAGGAGTGGGCGAGCCTTGGAAGGTTCACGCGGTCATCTTCAGCGCCCACATCATCCCCCAGTTAGTGGCTTGTCAGTTTTGCAAGTGTGAGGGAAAGCCACCAACGGTTCCGGCGGAGACAGTGCTCACGGTGGAGAGATCCCGTGTGTACGACATGACCTATCTCGGTGTGAAATGCGTGGTGGCGAAAACCTATCAGAACGCCATGCAAACGAAAGGCTGGACGGAGACAGAGATCCGAGAGGGATGCAGGAAAGCGGAAACACTCGCTGGACAGGTTCCTCAAGGTGGCGCGAAAGAGGACCCGTTGTTTGAACAGTACCGCATCCGCCTACTGAACTCTCAATAACAGTAGATGTTTTGAACCATGAAATAGAGATTGCCCTTTAATCAAGACGGAGGGGGAATGCGGAGGGCATTCCTGCTGCTCATGCTTCTTGGCGGGCTCGGCTGGTGGTATTGGGGCCGAAGTGTGGAACCCGTCCGAGTGATCCACGCTCAGCTCGATGCAATAGACAAGGGCGACTACGCCGTGGCATACGAGTACCTCAGCACAGCGGCCAAGGAGCAGATGACGGCGCAAGACTTCATGACGTTAGTCCAGGGCAACAGCGTGATCGTGAAACACTATGACAGGACTTTTCTCTCGCGGAAAGTGGAGAACAACGTCGCCACCATCAACGGGACCGTAGAGGGGATCGAAGAACAAGTCAGCGACGTCCATTATGTCCTGGTGAAGGAAGGTGAACGTTGGAAGATACAGACCTTTACCTGGTCACCTCCGCGGACAATCAGCAGAAAGGGTTTTGGAGTTCGATAACAGTTGTTTGTGAACTTGCTTCGCGCGACTCCGAATCATCA
Protein-coding regions in this window:
- a CDS encoding PIG-L family deacetylase, producing the protein MIKEALKTLLTFAVLVITGICAASDDTSLRSKTVLEVLRESKRILWIAAHPDDENSSSALLARGKELSGTLFMASLTRGENSDIVWSGLRRGSAMGTARSELFAKSMAILKADAYDVGPFVNGPYSLAELDARPANAPHQDWLPKATSSADVIAKWKREGDPLGYVIKLVRERRPDVVVSLDDYCGGSGHPEHIAVARLLLQAIPLAADPSAYPGVGEPWKVHAVIFSAHIIPQLVACQFCKCEGKPPTVPAETVLTVERSRVYDMTYLGVKCVVAKTYQNAMQTKGWTETEIREGCRKAETLAGQVPQGGAKEDPLFEQYRIRLLNSQ
- a CDS encoding DUF4864 domain-containing protein, with amino-acid sequence MRRAFLLLMLLGGLGWWYWGRSVEPVRVIHAQLDAIDKGDYAVAYEYLSTAAKEQMTAQDFMTLVQGNSVIVKHYDRTFLSRKVENNVATINGTVEGIEEQVSDVHYVLVKEGERWKIQTFTWSPPRTISRKGFGVR